CGGCACCGACCTTCCCTGGAACGGGGAGACCGAGGGTGTCTGGGTGGACGCGCAGGGCGTGACGCCCGACGAACTCGCTCGCCTCAAGGCCGCCTTTCCCCTCAACCGCCTCGCCGTGGAGGACGCGCTGGAGCAGGGCCACTGGAGCCGCGCGGAGGGCTACCCCGAACACGCCTTCATCACCGTGCGCTCCTTCGCCCGCCCGGAAAAGGCCGACGAGTTCACCGAGCGCGTCAGCATCTTCGCCTTCCCGCAGGCGGTCCTGACGATCAGCAGCGCGGGCACGCGGGCGCTGGGCAGCGTGTGGAACGTCGTGGGCCGCGAGAGCGTGAACACCCCCGGCGAGGTCGTGTACGAGGTGCTCGACCAGACCGCCGACACCTTCTTCACCCTCGCCGACACGCTGGAGGCCGAGGAGGACGCCATCGAGGAGCGGGTCTTCAAGAACCACCGCCACAACCCCATCCCGCAGGTGTTCGACCTCAAGTCGCTGCTCACCCAGGCCCGCCGCCTGAGCGCCGACGCCCGCGAGGCCACCGCCCTGCTCGCCCGCCACGCCGAGGGGCCGGAGGGTGTGCGCTACCGCGACGTGCAGGACTCCTTCCAGCGCGCCAGCACCCGCCTCGACACCCTGCGCGACTACCTCACCAACCTCCTCGACCTGCACCTGAGCCTGCAAAGCCAGCGCATGAACGAGGTGATGCGGACGCTGACGGCGGTGAGCGTGATCTTCCTCCCCCTGACCTTTCTCGCGGGCGTGTGGGGCATGAACTTCGAGCACATGCCCGAACTGCCGTGGAGGTACGGCTACCTGATGGCATGGGGCAGTTTCCTGCTCGTGGGCGGGTTGCTGGCCTACTACTTCAAGCGGCGGGGATGGTGGTAAGCAGGTGCAATCGTGGAGAGGCCGCCGGGAGCGGGAGGCTCACCTCTCCCCCACGCCGCCGTCCTCACCCCTATCGAGGCACGGGTCAACAAGGAGGACCGCCCCCAGCGCGCATGAGCGACGGCTGACGTACTCTGCCGGGTTCACGGCAGCCGGTCACGGGGCAGTCACGCACTCCCGGTCATCCTTCGGGGACCTGAAGAGGCGTGCGGGACAGACGGTGCTCTGCATATCAGGAGCGCGTGAACGTTCGCGTTCGCGGGAGGAGAGGACGATGCAGCCAATTACCTCGGACTTGGACCCAGCACCCCCACTGCCAGCCTTTGGACACGGGCCGCTCCAGCCCTGCAATTTGGTCATGAAGGGCGGGGTGACGAGCGGGCTGGTGTACCCCGGTGCCATCCGGGTGCTGGCGACGCGCTACCGCTTCCGGCACATCGGCGGCACGTCCGCCGGGGCGATTGCCGCCGCCCTCACCGCCGCCGCCGAGTACCGTCGCCGCGAGGGGACGAAGCGCGGCGACCCCGACGCGCACGCGGGCTTCGACCGCCTGTGGCAGCTCGCCGATAGCTTGCAGCGCCCGGCGGCGGGTGGACGGACCCGGCTGGAGGCCCTGTTCGCGCCGAATCCGGGGACGCGGGCACCCTTTGCGCTGCTGAGCGCGGTCCTCAGGCCGGGGGGGCGGCTGCGGCGCGTGGCGGGTGCCCTCGCGCGCCACTTCCCGCTGCCGTCGCTGCTCACCGCCGGGGGAGCGGGCCTCACCCTCTGGGCGGGGGTGCGGGCGGTGCGGGGCGAGCCGCCGACCACGGCGCTGCCGGGCCTGACCCTGACCGCCGCCGGGCTGGGCTGGCTGGGGGGCGCGGTGGTGCGCTCGGCCCTGCGCGGCCTCCAGCGCAACGGGTACGGGCTGTCCAGGGGCTACGAGGCGGGGAAAGGCGGGGCGGGGGAGGACGGGGCGGACGACGCCTCCGCCGCGCCGCGCTTCACCCCCTGGCTCCACCGGGAGATACAGGACCTGGCGGGCAAGGCGGCGAGCGAGCCGCTCACGTTCGGGGACCTCGACCCGCAGGTGGGGAACGCGCAGGTGGGAGAGTCGGGCGAGCACGCGGAGGACGCCATCGACCTGCGCCTGATGACCACCTGCGTCACGCTGGAGCGGCCCTACGTGCTGCCGATGGATTCCGGCGCGACCGACGACAAGCAGTTCTACTTCCGCCCGCAGGAGTGGCGCGGCTACTTCCCGGCAGGGGTGGTGGACTTCCTGATGTCCCGCAGCGAGCGCCAGGTGAGCTTCGGCGGCGCGGCGGGGGACGGGTCGCCGCCGGAGGGGAAGTGGGAGTACTACCGCCTGCCGCCCCCGCGTGACCTGCCCGTGATCGTGGCGACGCGCCTGAGCATGAGCTTCCCGCTGCTGTTCAGCGCGGTGCCGCTCCACCTCGGCGCTGCCCTGCCCGCCGGAACGATGGATGACCCGGAGGCCCGCCCCGCCTGGACCCGGCGCGCCCGACCAGGGGGAGTGCCGCTCGTGGAGCGGGTGGACGCGGCGTTTCGCCCGTGCCTGTTCAGCGACGGCGGCCTGACGAGCAACTTCCCCCTGACGCTCTTCGACGACCTGGTGCCGACGCAGCCCACCTTCGCCCTCAATCTGGAGTACGACCGCACCCGGCGGCGGGGCGGTGAGCCGGCGGCAGAGCGCCCGCCCTACGCCACCCCCATTCTGCCCATCCGGGCCTTCGGGCAACCCGAGACGGCCAGGGCGAGCTGGCGTCCCAGACCGGCGGCCATCGGGACCCCCTGGGCGTTCGGCCTGAGCCTTTTCGAGTCGGCCCGCAACTGGTTCGACCACAGCCTGATCCCCCTGACGGGCTACGCCGAGCGCATCGCCCACGTGCCCCTGTACGCCGGGCAGGGTGGACTCAACCTCGGCATGAGTCCGGCGCAGATCGGGCGGCTGAGGTACAAGGGCCTTCTGGCCGGACAGGCCCTGCTGAACCGCTTCGACGCCGGAACGAACCCGCCGGGTTGGACCTGGACCACCTTCCAGGCCACCCACTTCATCGGGCTGACCGCCGACCTTGAGGACCTCCTCGCCCGCTACAGCGCCCTGTACCGCGATCCGCAGACGGGCGGGCCGCTCCTGCCGGGCCTGGGCGGCGTGCGCGTGCAGGACCCGGAGCGTCCGGGGGACTACACCCTCGGCGTCCCCGAACTCGCTCCGCACACGGCCCCCTGGGCGCGGGCCAGGGCCTTGCTGGAGCTGGGG
This genomic window from Deinococcus sp. YIM 134068 contains:
- a CDS encoding patatin-like phospholipase family protein: MKGGVTSGLVYPGAIRVLATRYRFRHIGGTSAGAIAAALTAAAEYRRREGTKRGDPDAHAGFDRLWQLADSLQRPAAGGRTRLEALFAPNPGTRAPFALLSAVLRPGGRLRRVAGALARHFPLPSLLTAGGAGLTLWAGVRAVRGEPPTTALPGLTLTAAGLGWLGGAVVRSALRGLQRNGYGLSRGYEAGKGGAGEDGADDASAAPRFTPWLHREIQDLAGKAASEPLTFGDLDPQVGNAQVGESGEHAEDAIDLRLMTTCVTLERPYVLPMDSGATDDKQFYFRPQEWRGYFPAGVVDFLMSRSERQVSFGGAAGDGSPPEGKWEYYRLPPPRDLPVIVATRLSMSFPLLFSAVPLHLGAALPAGTMDDPEARPAWTRRARPGGVPLVERVDAAFRPCLFSDGGLTSNFPLTLFDDLVPTQPTFALNLEYDRTRRRGGEPAAERPPYATPILPIRAFGQPETARASWRPRPAAIGTPWAFGLSLFESARNWFDHSLIPLTGYAERIAHVPLYAGQGGLNLGMSPAQIGRLRYKGLLAGQALLNRFDAGTNPPGWTWTTFQATHFIGLTADLEDLLARYSALYRDPQTGGPLLPGLGGVRVQDPERPGDYTLGVPELAPHTAPWARARALLELGHAPRQFGGFRRLRGKRALLRYRPVL
- a CDS encoding magnesium transporter CorA family protein, which gives rise to MIRAKTFTGTDLPWNGETEGVWVDAQGVTPDELARLKAAFPLNRLAVEDALEQGHWSRAEGYPEHAFITVRSFARPEKADEFTERVSIFAFPQAVLTISSAGTRALGSVWNVVGRESVNTPGEVVYEVLDQTADTFFTLADTLEAEEDAIEERVFKNHRHNPIPQVFDLKSLLTQARRLSADAREATALLARHAEGPEGVRYRDVQDSFQRASTRLDTLRDYLTNLLDLHLSLQSQRMNEVMRTLTAVSVIFLPLTFLAGVWGMNFEHMPELPWRYGYLMAWGSFLLVGGLLAYYFKRRGWW